Part of the Phycisphaerae bacterium genome is shown below.
GAGCCGGACGTCGCCACATGGATGCGCAGTCCGGAGGAGTTCGTCCAGTTGGCGGCGTACCAGAAGGTATCGAGCGTAGCCGAGAGATATCCCGATCGGGTTATCCTGGGGGCCGACACGGTGGTAGCCCTCAACGGGCGCATGTACGGCAAGCCGGCCGACCGTGACGACGCCCGACGCATTCTTTCGGCGCTGGCCGGCGTGACCCAGGACGTGATCACCGGCGTGACCATCCTCCAGCCTGCCAAGGGCAGGCAGCTTGTCGAGTGCGACGTGACCCGGGTGACCATGCGGCCGATGTCCGAAGAGGAAATCGAGGTCTATCTTGATAGTGGCGAGTGGGAGGGCAAAGCGGGGGCCTACGGTATCCAGGGCACGGCCGACCGATTCGTCGAGAAAGTGGAAGGCAGCTTCAGCAACGTTGTCGGCCTGCCGGTTGAACGGGTGCTTCGCATGCTGGCCGAGTTCGACATCCGACCGACATACGGTTTCTCGCGTCAGCCACGGGTGAGTGACGCTCAGGAGTGCGAGTGATTCCTGCAACATGGATTGTGATCGTTGCCTCAAGCTTTGCTGCGAACGAGTACTCGCCGCTGACGGCGGGTGAACTGTTACTCGTGTACAACGACGCGGATGTCAGCTCGCGAACCCTGGCCAAGCACTATGCTGAGCTCCGGGACGTGCCTCGCGATCAACTGTGCCCGCTGGTGATCATGCGGGTTGGCGAGGAGATCGCCCCTGCCGATTTCGAGCGGCTGATCCGTGAGCCAGTTCGCCGCTACCTGGAGGAGCACGGTCTTCGGGACAAGGTTCGTTGCCTGGTGACCTTCTACGGTCTGCCGATTCGCGTCGGTCGGCAAACACCGTCAGTTGCGCAGCAACAGTTACTGGTCAAATGGCGGCCGCGACTCAAGCGGGAGATTCGCGAGTTCGAGGCGATGCTGCGGCAGCTCGAGAGCGTGGCCGGACTGGCTTCCCGTCCCGCCGAGGTGAGACCACCCGATGAGAACGATCTTCCCAGACTGTTGCAGCAGTACGTCAAGGCCCGCGAGGCCGCAATCAAGCTCATGGCCGGTCCGTCCGCGCAGCCTGAGAACGAAGAACGCCGCCGCAACTGGCTGGAGCTGATGCAGAAGGCCGAAGGACAGGCGTTCGTGGCGACCCATCTGCAGGTGGTTTCCGGAGACGGTGACCAAGCCGTACGCCGGCAACTCGAACGGCTTCGCGAATCGGTTTCCGCGGACGACGCTCGGGTCCAGCAGATACTTGCCGAAGGGATCGAGTCGTCTTCCCGCGAGGAGGCATGGCAGATACTCCAGCGCAACCGCGGCCTGCTTGCCCTGTTGTCCGCGATCCAAAGGGATATTCAGTCCATCCAACCGGAGGAAACCGAAGCATCCGTGGACAGTGAACTGATGCTCCTGTGGTGGCGCGACTATCCGCGATATCGCTGGGTGGTCAACACACTGAACTGGCAACGGCGGGCGGCGGCCGAGCAGCAGGTTGCGCAGTACGAGCCGCCGTGGCTCTGGAGGACGCTGATGGTCAGCCGGATTGATGCCGGCAGCGCCGCCGTCGCCCGCCGGATGATCGACCAGGCGATCACCATCGAGAAAGTTGGCATGACCGGCAAGTTCTACATCGACGCCCGGGGGCTCAAGCCCGACGGCAATTACGGTGATTACGATGAGAGTCTTCGGAAGCTCGCCCGGATGTTGCAGAACGCGGGAAGCATCCCTGTCGTGCTGGACAATCGGGCCGACGTGTTCCAGCCCGGCCAGTGTCCTCAGGCAATTCTCTATTGCGGCTGGTACAGCCTGCGCAAGTACGTGCCTGCCTTTACGTTCGTTCCCGGGGCGGTGGG
Proteins encoded:
- a CDS encoding TIGR03790 family protein, which produces MIPATWIVIVASSFAANEYSPLTAGELLLVYNDADVSSRTLAKHYAELRDVPRDQLCPLVIMRVGEEIAPADFERLIREPVRRYLEEHGLRDKVRCLVTFYGLPIRVGRQTPSVAQQQLLVKWRPRLKREIREFEAMLRQLESVAGLASRPAEVRPPDENDLPRLLQQYVKAREAAIKLMAGPSAQPENEERRRNWLELMQKAEGQAFVATHLQVVSGDGDQAVRRQLERLRESVSADDARVQQILAEGIESSSREEAWQILQRNRGLLALLSAIQRDIQSIQPEETEASVDSELMLLWWRDYPRYRWVVNTLNWQRRAAAEQQVAQYEPPWLWRTLMVSRIDAGSAAVARRMIDQAITIEKVGMTGKFYIDARGLKPDGNYGDYDESLRKLARMLQNAGSIPVVLDNRADVFQPGQCPQAILYCGWYSLRKYVPAFTFVPGAVGFHVGSFEAASLKGPKETGWCKNLLDDGVIATIGPVAEPYLNSFPQADRFFGLLLTGRYTLAECYAYTLPFNSWMQMLLGDPLYRPFARSPVLTVEDVYDPREIPRAFRQRATSQPATDSADNK
- a CDS encoding Maf family protein, which codes for MPNGTCYEARPIILASQSPRRVDLLREAGIAFEAVAPTCVEPDVATWMRSPEEFVQLAAYQKVSSVAERYPDRVILGADTVVALNGRMYGKPADRDDARRILSALAGVTQDVITGVTILQPAKGRQLVECDVTRVTMRPMSEEEIEVYLDSGEWEGKAGAYGIQGTADRFVEKVEGSFSNVVGLPVERVLRMLAEFDIRPTYGFSRQPRVSDAQECE